A single genomic interval of Malania oleifera isolate guangnan ecotype guangnan chromosome 11, ASM2987363v1, whole genome shotgun sequence harbors:
- the LOC131167826 gene encoding large ribosomal subunit protein mL54-like — protein MAMKCIRSLRSLVLGKESTEFGGCRTFSAGGSKAKKGSKGGGSSDAPKASTLSKEVKSTTVVGANILKDGADPKISPDSEYPDWLWHLLDKRPALSELKRKNIETLPYEDLRRFVKLDNRARIKENNVVKAKN, from the coding sequence ATGGCAATGAAGTGCATCAGATCATTGAGAAGCCTTGTACTTGGCAAGGAATCAACTGAATTTGGGGGCTGCAGGACATTTTCCGCAGGTGGGAGTAAAGCAAAGAAGGGCTCCAAAGGGGGTGGGTCTAGTGATGCTCCAAAGGCATCCACACTCAGCAAAGAAGTCAAGTCGACTACTGTGGTTGGTGCCAACATCCTCAAGGACGGAGCAGATCCCAAAATATCGCCCGATTCTGAATACCCTGACTGGCTGTGGCACCTTCTTGATAAACGCCCAGCACTGAGTGAGCTGAAAAGGAAGAATATAGAAACTCTTCCTTATGAAGATCTCAGACGCTTTGTTAAGCTGGACAACCGAGCAAGGATTAAAGAAAACAATGTTGTTAAAGCCAAGAACTAA